The sequence below is a genomic window from Deltaproteobacteria bacterium.
ACAGGGCCTGCCCAGGTCCGCAGGGCGTGAGTTCGTCGAATCCTCCCGCGCCGTGTACTACGGCCGCCTTGTCCAAACCGGGCCGACCGGCCAGCACCTGGGCAATCATGGGCGCGAAGCGGAAATCCGGCACGCCCAGAAGTTGATGCGTGGGCAGGGCGGGATTCAATAGAGGCCCCATGAGGTTGAAGATGGTGCGCAGCCCGAGCTGTTGGCGCACCGGCCCCACGTGGCGGAAGGCCGGATGGAAGTGTGGGGCGAAGAGGAAGACGAAGTTGCGTCGGGCCAGTTCCTCGCGTGCGGCCTCGGGGTCCGTGACCAGGGGGTAGCCCAGATCCTCGACCACGTCGGCGCTGCCGCAGGTGCTCGATACGGCGCGGTTGCCGTGCTTGACGACCTGATAGCCCAGGTCGGCCAGGAAGAAGGACACGGCCGTGGAGCAGTTGAAGCTGTGACGACCGTCACCCCCCGTGCCGCAGGTGTCGATGCGTTTGCCTGTCAGACCGGAAATGAGTTTGGCCTGGCCCAGGGCCGCGTCCACGGCGGCCGAGAGTTCGGCGGCGGTTTCGCCCTTGGCCCGCAGGCCCATGAGAAAGGCTCCGGCCTGAATGGGGGAGACTTCGCCGGTCAAAAGCAGGTCGAAGGCCTCCCTTGCCTGTTGCGTGGACAGATCCGCCCCCGTGGTCAGGTGTTCCAGGATATGGCTGATGGTGTTCATGCGATACTCCCGTGCTTACGCGCACAGTTTGAGAAAGTTATGGAGAAGTTTGGGCC
It includes:
- the trpD gene encoding anthranilate phosphoribosyltransferase, with product MNTISHILEHLTTGADLSTQQAREAFDLLLTGEVSPIQAGAFLMGLRAKGETAAELSAAVDAALGQAKLISGLTGKRIDTCGTGGDGRHSFNCSTAVSFFLADLGYQVVKHGNRAVSSTCGSADVVEDLGYPLVTDPEAAREELARRNFVFLFAPHFHPAFRHVGPVRQQLGLRTIFNLMGPLLNPALPTHQLLGVPDFRFAPMIAQVLAGRPGLDKAAVVHGAGGFDELTPCGPGQALFVEHGAVRLAVVDPAELGITPCAAVELSCADKNDALRRQREVLAGHGTGPLQDMVALNLGMALHLLEDHLPLNEAVREAKIHVGRGLSRGVAHA